Within Paenibacillus sp. RUD330, the genomic segment CGGACACACGCTCCGCATCCGGCCATTGCGGCCATTCCGAGAGAATGCCCGGATCGGGGAGCGAGGGGCTGCGGCGCTCCCCGGGCCGGACAGCTCGGCCTTCGAGGAGCCCGTTCGTGGAGAGAGCCGGGCCTTCAGGGAAGCCATCCGTTGGGAGTGACGGGGCTTCGGGGAGCATGTCCGCTGCCGGTGCGGCGGCAGCCGGCCGCTGCCTTCCGGCCGGACGCCCGTCCTCCTTGCGGATGAGGCTTTCCAACGTATCGATGTCATCCTGAAAAGGGCTATTCCATGCTTTGTATTCGGCTGTGAATTCCATGGATGAAAGAGACTCCGCAGGCTCCGGACTCCAGTCCGCCGGCAGTGAAGCCTGCTTGCGCATGCCCGCCTGGCGCGCTCCCCCATGCCGGAACGGTTTTTCCTTCGCTTTCGTCTGCCCTTTTGCTTTCAGCTGCTCTCTTGACTGCAACGGCTCTCTCGACTGCATCGGCTCTCTTGCATTCATTTGCTCTCTTGCCTGCAATTGGCCTTTTGCTTGCAATGGGCTTCCAGCTTTCATATTCCCTATCGCTTCCAGCTGCTCTTTTGCTTGCGTCTGGCTTTGCCCGATTGCCTGCTCCTGCGAAGTCGCTTGGCCTTGCCCAAGCTCTCGATCTTTCCGCTGCCTATGCCCTTGGGCCAGCGCTTGCGCCTTGTCCGGAGCCTCCGCTCCGGCGGCGCCGTGACCGCTCCCTGCAGCCGGTGGCGATTTGCGTTGATGCTGCACCAGCTTCCCTTGACCGTCCGGACGATAGGTCATCCGCGATTTCGTCATGTTCCATTCCTCCTGCCATGCCGGGTTCTTACTCTAATCTATGTCCGAACGATAGAGTTATTCCTCGTTTTGGAAGAAAGAGATAAAGAGATTGATAGGCAGGATGGAATCGAGAAGCAGATGCCGCAGCAGATGGAAAGGAGAGAGGACTGGCATGTCTGCGAGAGCTGGATCCCGGCCAATAAAAAAACCTCCGAAAAAGCCTGCATCAGGCCGTTTCGAAGGTTCTTCCTTCTGCTACCAGTTCCGTTGTTATTGCCCGTGCCGCTCCCGCAGCTCGCGCGCGAGGCCGTCGGCAGCCTTCCAGATATCTCCGGCTCCCATCGTGATGATGAGATCGCCGGGCGCGGCCTGCTTCGACAGCTCGGCCTGCACCTCTTCCTTGGTCGGAAGATAGCGTGTATTGGCATTGCAGTTCTCCACGATCATCTCCACGAGCCGCTGCGAGCTGATGCCTTCGATCTGCTGCTCGCCGGCCGGGGAGTAGATGTCGGTGATGATCACCTCGTCGGCTTCGGCGAAAGCCCGGCTGAACTGCTCCAGCAGGAAGAAGGTGCGCGTGTAGCGCTGCGGCTGGAACACGGCCACGATTCGCTTGCCGGTCGCCTTGGCGGCGCTGATCGTCGCCTGGATCTCCGTCGGATGATGCGCGTAGTCGTCGATGACGAGGATGCCGTTCACGTCGCCGAGCACCTGGAAGCGGCGCTTGGCGCCGATGAATTCCTTGATCGCGGCGGCTGCCGCGCCGAACGGAATGCCGGCTTCCATGCATGTGATCAGCGTCGCCATCGCGTTGTATACGTTATGGCGTCCAGGAACGGACAGCTGCACGACGCCGAGCTCCTTGCCGGAACGGGATAGCTTGAACGCCACCTTGCGATCGCCGAGCACGATGTCCGATGCGCGGAATTCCGCTTCCTCGTCGATGCCGAAGGTCAGGATGCGCTCGGACGGCAGGGAGCCTGCCGCCTGCGGCAGCAGCTCGCGGACGATCGGATCGTCGAGGCATACGACTGCCCTTCCGTCGGGAGTGACCTGGGAGAGAAACTGGACGTAGGCCTTCTTCAGGTTGGCGAAATCGCCGTCGTAGTTCTCCAGATGATCCGGCTCGATGTTGGTCACGACCGCGATCGCCGGATGGTAATGCAGGAAGGAGCCGTCGCTCTCGTCGGCTTCCGCTACGACGTATTCGCCTTTGCCTGCTTTGGCGTTCGTGCCGACATTGACGATCTCGCCGCCGATGATGTAGGTCGGATCCGCTCCGCAGCTCTCCATGACGAGAGCGATCATCGAGGAGGTCGTCGTTTTGCCGTGCGCGCCGGCGACGGCGACCCCCTTGCCCGCATTCATGAGCCTGGCCAGCATCTGGGAGCGGTGGAGCACCGGGATCTTCAGCTCCTCCGCCGCGCGCCGCTCCACGTTGTCCTTGGACAGCGCCGTGCTGTAGACGACCAGATCGGCTCCCTTGACGTTGCCCGCGTCATGCCCGATATAGATGCTTGCACCCTTGGACGCCAGCTTTTCCGCCAGCTCCGCCCGCGCAACGTCGGATCCCGTCACCTTGTATCCCATCTCCAGCATGACGCGTGCGATCGCGCTCATGCCGTAGCCGCCGATTCCGATAAAATGTACGTGCTCTGCTGTAGTCGTCATGACGGTCACCAACCTTTTTCAGAATCCGGTAGCCCAAGCACCCGGGTGCGGACATCGGCGATTAAATAGAGAGTGCCGGTTGCGACGGACAGATCCTCCGGACCTGCCGCCTCTTCCAGGCGCCGCAGCGCAGCGGTCCAATCGGGCTCGACGACGATTTCCGGCGAAACCCCGAGCTCCGCCGCTTCCGAACGCGCAAGCTCGGCAAGAGCAGGGGCAGGCATCGCCTTGCGGAAAGCGGGCTCCGTAATGACAAAGGTATCCACTATAGGGAGTATATGCCGCAGCACATCCCGATGATTCTTGTTCTCCAGCATTCCCA encodes:
- the murC gene encoding UDP-N-acetylmuramate--L-alanine ligase; protein product: MTTTAEHVHFIGIGGYGMSAIARVMLEMGYKVTGSDVARAELAEKLASKGASIYIGHDAGNVKGADLVVYSTALSKDNVERRAAEELKIPVLHRSQMLARLMNAGKGVAVAGAHGKTTTSSMIALVMESCGADPTYIIGGEIVNVGTNAKAGKGEYVVAEADESDGSFLHYHPAIAVVTNIEPDHLENYDGDFANLKKAYVQFLSQVTPDGRAVVCLDDPIVRELLPQAAGSLPSERILTFGIDEEAEFRASDIVLGDRKVAFKLSRSGKELGVVQLSVPGRHNVYNAMATLITCMEAGIPFGAAAAAIKEFIGAKRRFQVLGDVNGILVIDDYAHHPTEIQATISAAKATGKRIVAVFQPQRYTRTFFLLEQFSRAFAEADEVIITDIYSPAGEQQIEGISSQRLVEMIVENCNANTRYLPTKEEVQAELSKQAAPGDLIITMGAGDIWKAADGLARELRERHGQ